A window from Onychostoma macrolepis isolate SWU-2019 chromosome 07, ASM1243209v1, whole genome shotgun sequence encodes these proteins:
- the traf6 gene encoding TNF receptor-associated factor 6 has translation MACSDMEKLSLDDVYDSDLSGCAAAMEKERESYLSPTENPSTISVSASIPPDQQGYDVEFDPPLESKYECPICLMGLRSAVQTPCGHRFCNSCIRKSIRDTGQKCPVDNEVLLEEQLFPDNFAKREILSLTVRCSNVGCSDKMELRQLEKHLSQCKFATVPCPRCLESVRKSHLDEHKSEQCLQRLMTCPACAGSFVYASKQIHEQICPFANTVCEYCEMELIRDQLALHCDTDCLKAPVACTFSTFGCHVKMPRNELAQHMQEFTQMHMRCMAEFLRSQTLNSCPVPLVAAHSSSDERGASARAPDSCQCRQELMNLRETVLELEGRLVRQDQQIRELCIHNETQKNQVTELRRKLSSLEDATRELEAQQYQGVYVWRLENFSFHLRNQEAGQPIVLHSPPFYTGRPGYKLCLRLHLQTPSAPRCSNYISLFVHTMQGEFDSQLSWPLQGTIRLAVLDQVEGQHHVEVMETKPDLQAFQRPTVQRNPKGFGYVTFLHLQALRQRGFVKDDVLLVRCEVTPRFDASLRREGVQPRGSEPSL, from the exons ATGGCTTGCAGTGACATGGAGAAGCTCAGCCTTGATGATGTCTATGATAGTGACCTCTCCGGCTGTGCGGCAGCCATGGAGAAAGAAAGGGAGTCCTATCTGAGCCCGACAGAGAACCCCTCCACCATCAGTGTCTCTGCTAGTATCCCTCCAGACCAGCAAGGCTATGACGTAGAGTTTGACCCTCCGCTTGAGAGCAAGTATGAGTGCCCTATCTGTCTGATGGGTCTTCGGTCGGCAGTACAAACACCATGTGGACATCGATTCTGCAACTCATGCATCAGGAAGTCCATCAG GGACACAGGGCAGAAATGTCCAGTTGACAATGAGGTGCTGCTTGAGGAACAGCTCTTCCCTGATAACTTTGCCAAACGAGAGATCCTCTCACTTACTGTCCGATGTTCTAATGTAGGATGCAGTGATAAAATGGAATTGCGTCAACTGGAG AAACACTTGTCTCAGTGTAAGTTTGCCACAGTGCCATGCCCTCGGTGTCTGGAATCTGTTCGTAAGAGCCATCTGGATGAACACAAGAGCGAGCAGTGTTTACAGCGGCTTATGACCTGCCCTGCCTGTGCAGGGAGCTTTGTGTATGCTAGCAAACAG ATTCATGAACAGATTTGTCCTTTTGCCAATACAGTGTGTGAAtattgcgaaatggagcttatTCGGGATCAG TTGGCATTGCACTGTGACACAGACTGTCTGAAAGCTCCTGTAGCCTGTACTTTCAGCACTTTTGGTTGTCATGTAAAG ATGCCAAGAAATGAACTGGCCCAGCACATGCAGGAATTTACACAGATGCACATGCGTTGCATGGCTGAGTTTCTGCGTAGCCAGACTCTCAATAGCTGCCCAGTGCCCTTAGTTGCTGCCCATTCTTCGTCAGATGAACGTGGGGCCTCTGCCCGAGCCCCAGATTCTTGCCAGTGTAGACAGGAGCTGATGAACCTGCGTGAGACGGTCTTGGAGCTGGAGGGCCGGCTGGTTCGTCAAGATCAACAGATTCGCGAGCTGTGCATCCACAATGAGACGCAGAAAAACCAGGTCACAGAGCTACGCCGAAAGCTGAGCTCACTGGAGGACGCCACCCGAGAGCTGGAAGCCCAGCAGTATCAAGGCGTCTACGTATGGCGCTTGGAGAACTTCTCATTTCACCTGCGCAACCAAGAAGCTGGTCAACCCATAGTCCTCCATAGCCCGCCTTTCTACACTGGCCGGCCGGGGTACAAACTCTGCCTACGACTGCATCTGCAAACTCCCAGCGCCCCTCGCTGTTCCAACTACATCTCACTTTTCGTGCACACTATGCAGGGTGAGTTTGACAGCCAGCTCTCCTGGCCCTTGCAGGGCACGATCCGGCTGGCAGTGTTGGACCAGGTCGAGGGACAGCATCACGTGGAAGTGATGGAGACCAAGCCGGACCTGCAGGCCTTCCAGAGGCCCACTGTGCAGCGCAACCCCAAGGGTTTCGGCTATGTCACTTTCCTACATCTACAGGCTTTGCGGCAGCGTGGTTTTGTGAAAGACGACGTGCTGTTGGTGCGCTGCGAGGTCACACCACGATTCGACGCTAGCCTCAGGAGGGAAGGGGTCCAACCTCGGGGGTCAGAACCTTCACTTTGA